In the genome of Polaribacter atrinae, one region contains:
- a CDS encoding serine hydrolase domain-containing protein has product MTTSKQTSTLFLIGLLFISHISIAQNQKITYGNPSEVGMDSLYMYTKVDSIMKFGIQQEAFPGAQILVVKDSKIIFNKAYGFHTYDSIQKVSLDDIYDLASVTKITGPLPALMKLHSEGKLDLDSPFSKYWTPWQNRKDKKELTVREILAHQAGLTPYIIFLNEVLKKDGKIKKRFIKSKASRRFKNEAYEGLYVKNRFKNKVFRQINRSEVSDVKKYKYSGLSFLIYPDLISQITKEDYSEYLQNNFYSPLGATTLGYRPKSKNFNNLIVPTEVDDLFRKGLTRNWVHDENAALLGGISGNAGLFGTSLDLAKIMQMYTNYGIYDGKRYISENTLREFTKIQYPENENRRGLGFDKPLIDNAKLSIKEAYPAPEVSSESFGHSGFTGTFVWADPTNNLVFIFLSNRVYPNRDHRNIYNLNIRPKLQQVFYKAIKDNQ; this is encoded by the coding sequence ATGACAACATCTAAGCAAACATCTACTTTATTCTTAATTGGGTTATTATTTATTTCACACATTTCAATCGCTCAAAATCAAAAAATTACTTACGGAAATCCATCTGAAGTTGGTATGGATTCTCTTTACATGTACACCAAAGTAGATTCCATTATGAAATTTGGAATACAGCAAGAAGCATTTCCTGGCGCACAAATTCTAGTGGTAAAAGACAGTAAAATCATTTTTAATAAAGCCTACGGTTTTCATACCTATGACAGCATCCAAAAAGTAAGTTTAGATGACATTTATGATTTAGCCTCTGTTACTAAAATTACAGGACCTTTGCCCGCACTAATGAAGCTTCATAGTGAAGGGAAATTAGATTTAGACAGTCCTTTTAGTAAGTATTGGACACCTTGGCAAAATAGAAAAGATAAAAAAGAGCTTACCGTTAGAGAGATTTTAGCACATCAAGCAGGACTAACTCCTTATATTATTTTTTTAAATGAAGTTTTAAAGAAAGATGGCAAAATCAAAAAAAGATTTATCAAAAGTAAAGCTAGCAGAAGATTTAAAAATGAAGCTTACGAAGGTCTTTATGTTAAAAACAGATTTAAAAATAAGGTCTTTAGACAAATTAATAGATCTGAAGTTTCTGATGTAAAAAAATACAAATATTCTGGCTTAAGCTTTTTAATTTACCCTGACTTAATCAGTCAAATTACTAAAGAGGATTATTCTGAGTATCTCCAAAACAATTTTTACAGCCCATTAGGAGCTACCACTTTAGGATACAGACCAAAATCTAAGAATTTTAACAACTTAATTGTACCAACAGAAGTAGATGATCTTTTTAGAAAAGGACTTACAAGAAACTGGGTTCATGATGAAAATGCAGCTCTTTTAGGTGGGATTTCTGGTAACGCAGGCTTGTTCGGTACCTCATTAGATTTGGCAAAAATTATGCAGATGTATACCAATTACGGCATCTATGATGGAAAAAGATATATTTCTGAAAACACCTTACGAGAGTTTACCAAAATTCAATACCCAGAAAATGAAAACAGAAGAGGTTTAGGATTTGACAAACCTTTAATTGACAATGCTAAATTATCTATAAAAGAAGCTTATCCTGCACCAGAAGTTAGTTCAGAAAGTTTTGGTCATAGTGGTTTTACCGGAACGTTTGTTTGGGCAGATCCTACAAATAATTTAGTTTTTATATTCTTATCAAACAGAGTATATCCTAATAGAGATCACAGAAATATATACAATCTAAATATAAGACCAAAGCTACAGCAAGTGTTTTATAAAGCAATAAAAGACAATCAATAA
- a CDS encoding DUF4230 domain-containing protein → MELIILGLVIGLGISYVISKRFSVSKKKNLVEKQSVILLDKIKKVSKLITVEGDFSEIYHHENTKENFWGFSSKKKAIVLIQAKAHIGFDFRKIKLAANTEKKEIVLSDFPQPEVVSIECDIKFYDIKNGYLNKFGTEDFTSLNKEAKEHVLNKIPESNLIQLANKEALEAILLMENIVETIGWKLDYTALEANEAHKKISK, encoded by the coding sequence ATGGAGTTAATTATTTTAGGACTGGTTATTGGTTTAGGAATTTCCTATGTAATATCAAAGCGGTTTTCAGTATCAAAGAAAAAGAATTTAGTAGAAAAACAATCTGTTATTTTATTAGATAAAATAAAGAAAGTATCTAAATTGATTACCGTAGAAGGAGATTTTTCTGAGATTTATCATCATGAAAATACCAAAGAAAACTTTTGGGGATTTAGTAGCAAGAAGAAAGCAATCGTCTTAATTCAGGCAAAAGCACATATTGGTTTCGATTTTAGAAAAATAAAATTAGCGGCTAATACAGAAAAAAAGGAAATTGTTTTATCAGATTTTCCGCAACCAGAAGTAGTTTCTATTGAGTGTGATATTAAGTTTTACGATATAAAAAATGGCTATTTAAATAAGTTTGGTACAGAAGATTTTACTAGTTTAAACAAAGAGGCAAAAGAACATGTACTTAACAAAATACCAGAAAGTAATTTAATACAATTGGCAAATAAAGAAGCGTTAGAGGCCATTTTATTGATGGAAAACATTGTAGAAACCATTGGGTGGAAACTAGATTATACTGCTTTAGAAGCAAATGAAGCGCATAAAAAAATCTCGAAATAA
- a CDS encoding anthranilate synthase component I family protein — MQRTTRTFSVDNTIEFKNNLLSWAQQFETVIWLDSNNYHQKYSSFDGALAADDFTSIKTDYYNAFEKLKEYQTITKDYLFGYITYDVKNDVEQLSSKNFDGLDFADLYFFQPKKLVFIKGNSVEFHYLRMVDDEIESDFDEISKLSIQTQTNDLEDTQELDQNQTDSREENIKIKLRIHKDEYHAKVTQVLDHIKKGDIYEANFCQEFYAENATINPVEVYKHLNQISEPPFASFLKLDDKYALCASPERYIKKEGTKIISQPIKGTAKRLVSAFDDAQLALDLTRDEKERAENVMIVDLVRNDLSKTAKIGSVKVEELCKVYSFKQVHQLISTVVSEVEENTHPIDVLQSTFPMGSMTGAPKVSAMKIIENLEETKRGLYSGTIGYFTPDNNFDFNVIIRSILYNEAEKYISYSVGGAITAQSVVEKEYEECLLKAKAMKFALLNSK, encoded by the coding sequence ATGCAAAGAACAACTCGCACTTTTTCTGTTGATAATACTATTGAGTTCAAAAACAATTTATTGTCTTGGGCACAACAATTTGAAACGGTTATTTGGTTAGATTCTAATAACTATCATCAGAAATACTCTAGTTTTGATGGGGCTTTAGCTGCAGATGATTTTACTTCTATAAAAACAGATTATTACAACGCTTTTGAGAAATTAAAGGAGTACCAAACCATTACCAAAGATTATCTTTTTGGTTACATCACCTATGATGTTAAAAATGATGTTGAGCAACTTTCTTCCAAGAACTTTGATGGTTTAGATTTTGCCGATTTGTATTTTTTTCAACCCAAAAAGCTTGTTTTTATCAAAGGGAACTCTGTAGAGTTTCATTATTTAAGAATGGTTGATGATGAAATTGAAAGTGATTTTGATGAGATTTCTAAACTGTCAATTCAAACTCAAACGAACGATTTAGAGGATACGCAAGAACTCGACCAGAATCAAACAGACAGTAGGGAAGAAAATATCAAAATAAAACTAAGGATACATAAGGATGAATACCATGCAAAAGTAACCCAGGTTTTAGATCACATAAAAAAAGGAGATATTTATGAAGCTAATTTCTGTCAGGAATTTTATGCAGAAAATGCAACGATAAACCCAGTTGAAGTTTATAAACATCTAAACCAAATTTCTGAACCTCCCTTTGCCTCTTTTTTAAAGTTAGATGACAAATATGCCTTGTGTGCTTCACCAGAAAGATATATAAAAAAAGAAGGCACTAAAATAATTTCTCAACCAATAAAAGGGACAGCAAAAAGATTGGTCAGCGCATTTGATGACGCACAATTAGCTTTAGATTTAACGCGAGACGAAAAGGAACGTGCAGAAAATGTAATGATAGTAGATTTGGTTAGAAACGATTTATCTAAAACTGCAAAAATAGGCTCTGTAAAAGTAGAAGAATTATGCAAAGTGTATTCTTTTAAGCAAGTACATCAATTAATTTCTACGGTAGTTTCTGAAGTAGAAGAAAACACACACCCAATAGACGTACTTCAAAGTACCTTTCCGATGGGAAGCATGACCGGAGCTCCAAAAGTTTCTGCAATGAAAATTATTGAGAATTTAGAAGAAACAAAACGCGGCTTATACTCTGGAACAATTGGATATTTTACACCAGATAATAACTTTGACTTCAATGTTATTATAAGAAGTATCTTATATAATGAAGCAGAAAAATATATTTCGTATTCTGTTGGTGGCGCTATTACAGCACAATCTGTTGTAGAAAAAGAGTACGAAGAATGTTTGCTAAAAGCAAAAGCAATGAAATTTGCTTTATTGAATTCTAAATAA
- a CDS encoding TlpA family protein disulfide reductase, with amino-acid sequence MKKIILLIAFTTILSCKTEVEKKIDYAVISGKIENTDSKKAAIYNQYTMKKIADLTIAEDGTFSDTLKTATDFYALRQDKNLTDVYIPKGSILKIEYDATKKDSTVQFSGSNSAINQYLSDKVFVTKTTTGDQKEMFLKDEADFKAHLLKIKTAEEDLLMKTKAISENFKNNELKNIKYTYLSTLNKYELYHGYYSKDRSFKASENFLDELKNIDLENENDFIFSKGYRSVVENAIGTDATALAKKDSIADDIAYLKLTAKIKNDKIKNKLLYDAAKYGVTYTNDLETYYAIFSKNSTNEENNKEITTAYNKLKALATGSPSPKFVDYENYAGGTTSLDDLKGKYLYLDIWATWCGPCIAEIPSLKKLEKEYHNKNIEFISISIDKMKDHEKWKEMIVDKDLKGLQLFADNNWESKFIEDYQIKGIPRFILIDPKGNIVNANAPRPSDKKLVETLQSLEL; translated from the coding sequence ATGAAAAAAATAATACTATTAATAGCCTTTACAACCATATTATCTTGTAAAACAGAAGTTGAAAAAAAGATAGATTATGCCGTTATTTCTGGTAAAATTGAAAATACAGATTCTAAAAAAGCTGCAATTTACAACCAATATACTATGAAAAAAATAGCTGATCTTACCATTGCAGAAGATGGTACTTTTAGTGACACATTAAAAACAGCTACAGATTTTTATGCACTTCGTCAAGATAAAAACTTAACAGATGTATATATCCCAAAAGGAAGTATTTTAAAAATTGAATATGATGCTACAAAGAAAGATTCTACGGTACAGTTTAGCGGAAGCAACAGTGCTATTAATCAATATTTGTCTGACAAAGTATTTGTTACAAAAACGACAACAGGAGATCAAAAAGAAATGTTTCTAAAGGATGAAGCTGATTTTAAAGCACATTTATTAAAAATAAAAACAGCAGAAGAAGATTTGTTAATGAAAACGAAAGCTATTTCTGAAAATTTTAAAAACAATGAACTTAAAAACATTAAGTACACTTACTTATCTACTTTAAACAAATACGAACTTTATCATGGTTACTATTCTAAAGATAGAAGTTTTAAAGCTTCAGAAAACTTTTTAGATGAGTTAAAAAATATCGATTTAGAAAATGAAAACGATTTTATTTTTTCTAAAGGATATCGAAGTGTTGTAGAGAATGCCATAGGAACCGATGCAACAGCATTAGCAAAAAAAGATTCTATAGCAGATGATATTGCGTACTTAAAATTGACTGCAAAAATTAAAAATGATAAAATAAAAAACAAATTATTGTATGACGCTGCTAAATACGGAGTTACCTACACAAATGATTTGGAAACATATTACGCCATTTTTTCTAAAAACTCTACCAACGAAGAAAACAACAAAGAAATAACAACGGCTTACAATAAATTAAAGGCTTTGGCTACAGGAAGTCCTTCTCCAAAATTTGTAGATTATGAAAATTACGCAGGCGGAACTACTTCTTTAGACGACTTAAAAGGAAAGTATTTATACTTAGATATTTGGGCAACTTGGTGTGGCCCTTGTATAGCAGAAATACCTTCTTTAAAGAAACTAGAAAAAGAATATCACAATAAAAACATTGAATTTATAAGTATTTCTATCGATAAAATGAAAGACCATGAAAAATGGAAAGAAATGATTGTTGATAAAGACTTAAAAGGACTACAATTATTTGCAGATAATAATTGGGAATCTAAATTTATAGAAGACTACCAAATAAAAGGGATTCCACGTTTTATATTGATTGACCCTAAAGGAAATATCGTGAATGCAAATGCTCCAAGACCATCTGACAAAAAACTAGTAGAAACGTTGCAATCTTTAGAATTATAA
- a CDS encoding acyloxyacyl hydrolase — translation MKKNILLLSVFMIFSNLNSQENKNLKTQPSKFLSNFYYSVNFGGIFYPFSNDNLIEGYKTETFSRNYFSGKLGFGYKIDKNLALQFGVIRPASWFKYDNVNNIGYYRSVWINAWYLSLKKNINLTKKLSFFGELGAANVTRSGFSIEDKVIYDDAHFGSLLYGFGFNYQLNDRWKLALNGTFFPKSDKHNQPSISQTSVGFEYHIQKIPDALALEYENDERYFFPKNILQVSYGTSKIGFGANKFFGMSLKVGNFESFGIPVFWVGDVKAENSFSITYQRLAFRTQKLFSLDWGVSVTAFNTEATNTNVFAFSIFPTMRFYLMRRDDFDMYTNYSLIGPTYLTKSNIDNLETGPKITYQDTMGLGVFFGEKRAYNAELRIMHYSNGNIFTKNSGVAIPIQFTIGKTF, via the coding sequence ATGAAAAAAAACATACTACTGCTTTCTGTTTTTATGATATTTTCAAACTTGAATAGTCAAGAAAATAAAAATCTAAAAACACAGCCTTCAAAATTTTTATCAAACTTTTATTACAGTGTTAATTTTGGTGGCATTTTTTATCCTTTTTCTAATGATAACTTAATTGAAGGCTATAAAACGGAAACCTTTAGTAGAAACTATTTTTCTGGGAAACTAGGTTTTGGCTACAAAATAGACAAAAACTTAGCGTTGCAATTTGGTGTTATAAGACCTGCTTCTTGGTTTAAATATGACAATGTAAATAATATTGGTTATTATAGAAGTGTGTGGATTAATGCTTGGTATTTATCACTCAAAAAAAACATCAACTTAACTAAAAAACTATCCTTTTTTGGAGAACTTGGTGCAGCAAATGTTACAAGAAGTGGTTTTTCTATTGAAGATAAAGTAATTTATGACGATGCTCATTTTGGAAGCTTACTCTATGGTTTTGGATTCAATTACCAATTAAATGACCGATGGAAACTAGCCTTAAACGGAACATTTTTCCCGAAATCAGACAAACACAATCAACCTTCTATTTCACAAACCTCTGTTGGGTTTGAATATCATATTCAAAAAATACCCGATGCATTGGCTTTAGAATATGAAAATGATGAAAGATATTTCTTTCCAAAAAACATTTTACAAGTAAGTTACGGAACCAGTAAAATTGGTTTTGGTGCAAATAAATTTTTCGGAATGAGTTTAAAAGTTGGTAATTTCGAAAGTTTCGGAATTCCGGTTTTTTGGGTTGGTGATGTAAAAGCAGAAAACTCATTTTCTATCACCTACCAAAGATTGGCTTTTAGAACACAAAAACTTTTTTCTCTAGATTGGGGTGTAAGTGTTACCGCTTTTAACACAGAAGCCACCAATACAAATGTGTTTGCGTTTTCTATTTTCCCTACTATGCGTTTTTATTTAATGCGAAGAGATGATTTTGACATGTACACCAATTACTCTTTAATTGGCCCCACTTATTTAACAAAAAGTAACATAGATAATTTAGAAACAGGACCAAAAATCACGTATCAAGATACGATGGGTTTAGGCGTTTTCTTTGGAGAAAAAAGAGCTTACAACGCAGAACTTAGAATTATGCATTACTCTAACGGAAATATTTTTACTAAAAATTCAGGTGTTGCAATTCCTATCCAATTTACAATTGGAAAAACATTTTAA
- a CDS encoding phosphoenolpyruvate carboxylase yields MNNLPKLDRFNENVLSKYQIYNSIFTTLPFDTIDDTGVLLPLLHKVCNKGFKLGKNPTEIVEHFFNKYQDEPTEKEKSDLLFRFIQFIERQVVLFDAVEDAAYPIVNNMDGFGTLRNSKEQALLSNKKDELKAHLEDFKVRIVLTAHPTQFYPGSVLGIITDLDRAIQNDDLLLIRKLLAQLGKTPFYKKEKPSPFDEAVSLIWYLEHVFYHSVPKIYNYIQHHIYDGEPIENEIIELGFWPGGDRDGNPFVTTKITLDVAERLRQTILRNYYRDIRRLKRRFTFDGVQEIFAKLEKRLYKHVVRSYTKVNFSQKILLDELYAAREIIVNKHQSLFVEELNDVINKVRIFGFHFATLDIRQDSRVHHKAFTQIVEDLLKTGDTTFPKNYLNLSEEEQVDILSVVKGSIDPSILTDETSVKTIESIYALKEIQQRNGERGANRYIISNNQSALHVMQTFAMLNLCGFENELPIDVIPLFETVEDLENAEDVMRTLYSNKVYRHHVAKRKNKQTIMLGFSDGTKDGGYLMANWGIFKAKEALTRISREFDIEVIFFDGRGGPPARGGGKTHQFYASLGPTIEDKEIQLTIQGQTISSNFGTLNSSQYNLEQLISSGIKNDVFTKDQLNDSHRELINDMAATSYQTYVDFKNHDKFLPYLEKMSTLKYYAKTNIGSRPSKRGGSDKLDFSALRAIPFVGSWSQLKQNVPGFFGVGTALKKYEDAGRFEEIKEFYHASDFFRTLLENSMMSLTKSFFGLTSYMADDEEFGEFWKVIFTEYETSKRLLLKLTGESELMESFPVGKASIEIREQIVLPLLTIQQFALKKIQELQKTGGSAEEIEIYEKMVMRSLFGNINASRNSA; encoded by the coding sequence ATGAACAATTTACCTAAGCTAGATAGATTTAATGAAAACGTACTGTCTAAATATCAGATTTACAACAGTATTTTCACAACGCTACCTTTTGACACCATAGACGATACTGGGGTATTATTACCTCTTTTACATAAAGTTTGTAACAAAGGTTTTAAATTAGGAAAAAATCCTACAGAAATTGTAGAGCACTTTTTTAATAAATACCAAGACGAACCTACAGAAAAAGAAAAATCAGATTTACTTTTCCGTTTTATTCAATTTATAGAACGTCAAGTAGTTTTATTTGATGCTGTAGAAGATGCTGCCTACCCTATTGTAAATAATATGGATGGTTTTGGAACCTTAAGAAACTCTAAAGAGCAAGCGCTACTTAGTAATAAAAAGGACGAATTAAAAGCACATCTAGAAGATTTTAAAGTACGTATTGTATTAACAGCACACCCAACACAATTTTACCCAGGGTCTGTTTTAGGTATTATTACAGACTTAGACAGAGCAATTCAGAATGATGATTTATTACTAATTAGAAAATTATTAGCTCAATTAGGTAAAACGCCTTTCTATAAAAAAGAAAAGCCATCTCCTTTTGATGAAGCTGTAAGTCTAATTTGGTATTTAGAACACGTATTTTATCACTCTGTACCTAAAATTTACAACTACATTCAACATCATATTTATGATGGAGAGCCAATAGAAAATGAAATTATAGAACTTGGTTTTTGGCCTGGTGGAGACAGAGATGGTAATCCATTTGTAACTACAAAAATTACGTTAGATGTTGCAGAAAGATTGCGTCAAACAATTTTAAGAAACTACTATAGAGACATCAGACGTTTAAAAAGACGTTTTACTTTTGATGGTGTGCAAGAAATTTTTGCAAAACTAGAAAAAAGACTTTATAAGCACGTTGTAAGAAGTTATACCAAAGTTAACTTTTCTCAAAAAATCTTATTAGATGAACTATATGCTGCAAGAGAAATTATTGTTAACAAGCATCAATCTTTATTTGTAGAAGAATTAAATGATGTTATCAATAAAGTCAGAATTTTTGGTTTTCACTTTGCAACCTTAGATATTAGACAAGATAGTAGAGTACACCATAAAGCATTTACTCAAATTGTAGAAGATTTATTAAAAACAGGAGATACTACTTTCCCTAAAAACTATTTAAATCTTTCTGAAGAAGAGCAAGTAGACATTTTATCTGTTGTTAAAGGAAGTATTGACCCAAGTATTTTAACAGACGAAACTTCTGTTAAAACCATTGAGTCTATTTATGCCTTAAAAGAAATTCAACAAAGAAATGGAGAACGTGGCGCAAACCGTTACATTATTAGTAACAACCAAAGTGCTTTACACGTAATGCAAACTTTTGCAATGCTAAACTTATGTGGTTTTGAAAACGAATTGCCAATAGATGTAATTCCGCTTTTTGAAACTGTAGAAGATTTAGAAAACGCAGAAGATGTAATGAGAACTTTATACTCTAATAAAGTTTACAGACACCATGTTGCCAAAAGAAAAAACAAACAAACAATTATGTTAGGTTTTTCTGATGGAACAAAAGATGGTGGTTACTTAATGGCTAACTGGGGTATTTTTAAAGCAAAAGAAGCTCTAACAAGAATATCTAGAGAATTTGATATTGAAGTAATTTTCTTTGACGGACGTGGTGGACCACCAGCTCGTGGAGGAGGAAAAACACACCAATTCTATGCTTCTTTAGGCCCAACAATAGAAGATAAAGAAATACAATTAACCATACAAGGACAAACGATTAGTTCTAACTTTGGTACCTTAAATTCATCTCAATACAACTTAGAGCAGTTGATTAGTTCTGGTATTAAAAATGATGTTTTTACCAAAGATCAATTAAATGATAGCCATAGAGAATTAATAAACGATATGGCCGCTACAAGTTACCAAACGTATGTAGATTTTAAAAATCACGATAAATTTTTACCGTATTTAGAAAAAATGAGTACGTTAAAATACTATGCAAAAACCAATATTGGAAGTAGGCCAAGTAAACGTGGTGGATCTGACAAACTTGACTTTTCTGCACTAAGAGCAATACCTTTTGTAGGAAGCTGGAGCCAGTTAAAACAAAATGTACCTGGTTTCTTTGGTGTTGGTACTGCACTTAAAAAATATGAAGATGCTGGTAGGTTTGAAGAAATAAAAGAGTTTTACCACGCTTCAGACTTCTTTAGAACATTACTAGAGAACAGTATGATGAGTTTAACCAAATCTTTCTTTGGGCTAACTTCTTATATGGCAGATGATGAAGAGTTTGGTGAATTTTGGAAAGTAATTTTTACAGAATACGAAACGTCTAAAAGACTACTTTTAAAACTTACTGGAGAGTCTGAATTAATGGAAAGTTTCCCTGTTGGAAAAGCTTCTATAGAAATTAGAGAACAAATTGTATTGCCATTATTAACAATTCAGCAATTTGCTTTAAAGAAAATTCAAGAACTTCAAAAAACTGGCGGAAGCGCAGAAGAAATTGAAATATATGAAAAAATGGTAATGCGTTCTTTATTTGGTAATATCAATGCAAGTAGAAATTCTGCTTAA
- the tilS gene encoding tRNA lysidine(34) synthetase TilS: MLKKLANHINQNLPFLKDKKLLIAISGGVDSVVLTHLLSTLKFDISLAHCNFNLRPIECDIDEEFVKNLGKNLNTKVFTIHFNTTEFAKENKQSTQIAARNLRYDWFNELIEKHQFDYILTAHHADDNLETFLINLTRGAGLDGLTGIPEINGNIVRPLLKFSRNDILTFVKENNISWREDKSNASTKYIRNKIRHQIVPILKEINPSLLETFDKTTAHLKESQQIVEDKVDEISTKTTVTVDNILNIDISKIEKLSNPKAYLYQLLKDYNFTEWNDVSNLLSAQSGKQILSKTHTLLKDRGFLLLSKKDFSTALEITTEIDENTTLITKPIHLRLENVQEKSTENKQTIYVDKHNLQFPLRLRKWQDGDFFYPTGMNGKKKLSKYFKDEKFSLLQKQNTWLLCNNDNAIIWVVGHRKDKRFDKKKETNTLLKISTKN, encoded by the coding sequence ATGCTAAAAAAACTCGCGAACCACATAAACCAAAATCTTCCTTTTTTAAAGGATAAAAAACTATTAATCGCCATTTCTGGCGGAGTTGACTCTGTGGTTTTAACACATCTTTTATCTACGTTAAAGTTTGATATTTCTTTAGCACATTGCAACTTTAATTTAAGACCAATTGAATGTGATATAGATGAGGAGTTTGTAAAAAATTTAGGAAAGAATCTAAACACCAAAGTTTTTACAATTCATTTTAACACAACAGAATTTGCCAAAGAAAACAAACAATCTACACAAATTGCTGCAAGGAACTTACGCTATGATTGGTTTAATGAACTGATTGAAAAACACCAATTCGATTATATTTTAACAGCTCATCATGCAGATGATAATTTAGAAACTTTTCTTATTAATTTAACGCGTGGTGCTGGTTTAGATGGCTTAACAGGCATTCCAGAAATTAACGGAAATATTGTACGTCCGCTTTTAAAGTTTTCTAGAAATGACATATTAACATTTGTAAAAGAAAACAACATTTCTTGGAGAGAAGATAAAAGCAACGCCTCTACAAAATACATCAGAAATAAAATTAGACATCAAATAGTTCCTATTTTAAAAGAAATCAACCCAAGTTTGTTAGAAACTTTTGATAAAACCACAGCTCATTTAAAAGAGAGTCAGCAAATCGTTGAAGATAAAGTTGATGAAATTTCTACAAAAACAACAGTAACAGTAGATAATATTTTAAACATTGATATTTCTAAAATTGAGAAATTATCAAATCCGAAGGCCTATTTATACCAACTTTTAAAAGACTATAATTTTACAGAATGGAATGATGTTTCTAATTTACTTTCTGCACAATCTGGCAAACAAATTCTATCTAAAACACATACATTATTAAAAGATAGAGGTTTTTTATTACTATCTAAAAAAGATTTCTCGACTGCACTCGAAATCACAACCGAGATAGACGAAAATACAACCTTAATTACCAAACCTATTCATTTAAGGTTAGAAAACGTACAAGAAAAATCAACAGAAAATAAACAAACCATTTATGTTGATAAACATAATTTACAGTTCCCTTTAAGACTTAGAAAATGGCAAGATGGAGATTTCTTTTATCCTACAGGAATGAACGGAAAAAAGAAACTAAGCAAATATTTTAAAGATGAAAAATTCTCGCTTTTACAAAAACAAAACACTTGGTTACTCTGTAATAATGACAATGCCATTATTTGGGTTGTAGGACACAGAAAAGACAAGCGTTTTGATAAAAAAAAAGAAACAAACACACTTTTAAAAATCTCAACGAAAAATTAA
- a CDS encoding type II secretion system protein GspG, whose amino-acid sequence MTTDYWKSTFVYTPSKDGQNYQLISLGGDGELNTKDDIQYSSN is encoded by the coding sequence TTGACCACGGATTATTGGAAATCTACTTTTGTATATACACCATCTAAAGATGGACAAAATTATCAATTAATTTCTTTAGGAGGTGATGGAGAATTGAATACAAAAGACGATATCCAATACTCTTCAAATTAA